Part of the Antechinus flavipes isolate AdamAnt ecotype Samford, QLD, Australia chromosome 2, AdamAnt_v2, whole genome shotgun sequence genome is shown below.
GGAAAGAGAGGACTGGAAGGAAGATTATGATTTCTGTTTTCTGTGTGTTGAAATTGAGATGCCAATGATAATTTAGGTGATTGTTGTTCTGGGATTCACAGTGATGAAAATTAAGACTATAGATTGGGATTCAGAACCAAGCTTTTCAGGATATTCACAGTGTATCAGAAGATGAGggatgaaaactgaaaaaatatatatgtatatatactcttTGAATCTGAGGTTAGCTTATTGAATATCTTTTCCAGAACAACTAGGTGAAGTGGATCTTTCTCAGTACAGTTTTAagttttactctttctttctttctttttctttttctcttctttttttttgttgaggcagttagagttaagtgacttgctcagggtcacacaacaagaaagtgctaagtgtctgaggccagatttgaattcagggcctcctgacttcagggctggtgctttatacACTgcgtcacttagctgccccagttttactgtgagaagagagaaatgagaagagatttTAGGATTCAGGCACAAAGTTTTCCTTACACATATAGTTGAGTTCAGAATCTTAATGTCCTAGTGCTACTACTACACTTATGCTTAGTCTGGAGGAGGTGAAATTACagtaggctttaaaaaaaaatccaattaattaatcaaatttaatatttaatttttccaaatccatgtaaagatagttttcaatattcatttttgtgagatttggtgttccaaatttttctccctcctcaagatagcaagtaatctgatataggttaaatatggataattcttttaaacatatttccatatttgtcatgttatacaagaaaaatcagaccaaaagaggaaagaagaaagaaaaaacaagcaaaaaagctgaaatactgtgctttgatccatatttggtttccataattctctctctggatataattgatattttccatctcaagcatattagaattgccttgaatcatctcattattgttgagaagagctaagtccatcacagttgatcatctcataatcttgttgttactgtgtataacttttttttttgggttctgctcacttcactcagcgtaagttcatgtaaatctctaaatttgtatttttctaatcaataatgatttagagtattttttatatgatatggttttaatttcttctgaaaattgtctatatcctttgactatttatcaattggagaatgacttatattcttataaattttgagtcacttctctgtatattttagaaataaggcttttatctgaaacactggctataaaattcttttttccccagttttcagCTTCCCTTGTAATCGTGGCTGCatctggttttgtttgtgcaaaaacttttcagtttaatgtaatcaaaatagtCTATTTTGTgttccataatgttctctagttcttcttcggccataaattccttccttctgcccagatctgacaggtagactatcccttgctctcctgatttgtttatcatatcaccctttatgtttaaatcatagactcattttgactttatcttggtagaTGATGGTCAGTGCCCAGTTTCTGTCATACTGTTTTCCAatattcccagcaatttttgtcagatagtgagttcttaagATAGAAACTAtagtctttgtgtttatcaatcATTAGTTTATTGTAGTCGTTGACGATTGTATTTTGTGTCTCTAATTTATTCACTActgtttcttagctaataccaaatggttttgatgaccattgctttataatatagttttcagtCTGGGAATAGTTAGGCcatcttcctttgtatttttcttttctttaattcctttgatcttcttgacattttattctttcacatgaattttgggttctttttttttaaagctctgtaaagtaatttcttggcagtttaattggcatggcactgaataagtagattattaTTAGTTCAGCCTATCTATGGGTACTTAATATTCTTCCAgatgtttagatctaactttgtgtgaaaagtgttttgtatttgtaattgtattcatatagttttggCTTTGCCTTGACAGTTAGACTCCCaaattgtctacagttattttaaatggaatttctctttctatgtcttgctGTTGGGCTATCTTGataacatagaaatgctgatgattcatgtggttttatatccttcaactttactaaaattgttaattttttcttgtaGTGTTTTACTTGATTCTttggattctctaaatatataccatcatatcatctgcaaagagtgatagttttgtttcctcattacctacctattccttcaatttctttttctcattgctaaaactaacatttctagcacaatattgaatagcagaGTTAATAATAATGGGCAACTTTATTTCATGTGGTCTTATTAGGAATGCTCCTTGCTtatccccgttacatataatgcttgctgatggttttaaatagatgctttttatcactttaagaaaaacttcaggaaatttttaaaagagaagaaaaatcattgGCTAGCAAGAGAATGAGACTATGGCACTTCAGCTAgtgatctctttctctttattctttgtgtCCCTCTAAGCAGGTCCATACAGTTCCGTCCCCCCACCCCCTTGCACCCAATCAAAGAAGGTGGGAGGGGaccaaactcccaagaagaaGGTGGCAGGGGACCAGCTCCCTAAGAAGAAGGTGGCAGGGGACCAGCCCCCCAAGAAGAAGGTGGCAGGGGACCAGCCCCCCAAGAAGAAGGTAGCAGGGGACCAGCCCCctaagaagaaggaggaaagcagTGACTCTTCTGATAGCAGTGAGGATAGCAGTGAGGAGGAAATAGCCACAGGTGTGTGCATAGATTTGGACAGGGGCTCAACTTTTGATTGAGGGACAAAAAGTAGTGGGTGAAAAGCCAGGAACGGACCAGGAAATAAGACACCTTTATTCTTTTCAGCTAAAGCAGGAGGGGTCAAAGCTGTCACACCTAAGCCTGCATCAGCCAAGGCCGCAGCAGTCAAGACTGCGACAAACAAGGCTACAAAGGAATCCAGTTCAGACAGTGACTCAGGTGTAATGTTTGTGTCTGTTTATTCATTCTATCTTTGTCTGTCTTCCCTTATTGAAGAAGTTTGGTGGGAAGGGAGATCAGACCAGAACCAAGACAGAGCAGAGGGGCAAGAGTTGTTTCCTTGGCAGGAATTGCAGGCCCATTCTAATCCTATAGATTCCCCACAGATTCTAGctcagaggaggaagagaagaaacctTCCCAGAAAGCAGCCCCTAAACCTGCTGTTGCTGTTAAGGCGACTCCCAAGCCAGCTGTGACTACAAAAGCTGCTGAAAGCTCTTCGGACAGCTCAGGTATGGAGGGGGAAGTTAGGGAGTTAGGAGcagtggggaaaagagaaaatctgtGTGTCTGTGACCTGGGGATGTCTGCTCACTACTACTCCCTTTCTGTGCAGACTCTGACAGCTCTGAGGATGAAGCATCAGCTAGGCCAGCAGTGGGCACAAAACCAGCCACCAGTCAGAAGCCTTTGCCCAGGAAAGCAGATAGCAGCTCTAGTGAAGAGGAAAGCAGTTCTAGTGAGGAAGAGAAGCAGTCAGGGACAAAGACTACAGCAGCTGGATCCAAACCCAAGGTGGGGGCCAAGGCAGCTCCATCTCCAGCGCCCAAAGCAGCCACCCAGGACAGCAGTTCAGACTCAGACAGCTCCAGCAGTGAAGAGGAGGAACCATCAAGCAAAGTGACTAAATCCAAGGGGACCACTGCTGCTGTTCCTAAACCTGCCTTGGCCAAAAAATCGAAGGCCGAGAGTAGTTCATCTTCTGACAGCTCCagtgaagaggaggaaaaacCAAAACTTAAAAAGAGCCCAGGCTTGGTGGCCAATGGATCTTGCCCTCCAGTACCCCAGAATGGGAAGAGTTGTGCAcgcaaggaggaggaagaggaagcagcCAAGCCAGGTCTGTGTCAGGACGTGGGGAGGACCTGAGAGGGGCcatctgggggcagctaggtggtgcagtggatagagcacctgtcctggagtcaggaggacctgtgttcaaatctgacctcacacactaACACTTTGAGCAAAGtacttaaccttgattgcctcaaaaaaagggggggaggggagaaataatGAAGGAGGGGCCATCTGTATATCCTCAGCAACTCAGTATCTAGGACAGCTCTGGGGAAGTTGGAATAGAATTGAACTCTCAAGGCTTTTTCTTGATGAATATTTCTAATTTGTGTGCCCAGAAGGTtctgggaagaaaaggaaaaaggatgctACCCCTGACCAAGAGGACACTCCTCCTAAGGTGAAGAAACAAAAGCCTCAGACCCCAAACACGGTTCCCAAAACAAAGAAGGTAAATGACCAATGGGTGCTAGAAGATCCTATCTCCTAGGGATTTAGGAGAATATTTCCAGACCAATTCAGGATACCCTCTTGGTCTCATTTCCCTATACTTCAATTCTCTTTttcagggagagaaaaaaagggcatCCTCCCCTTTCCGGAGAGTTAAGTCAGAGGAAGTTGAGGTCGACTCTCGGGTGGCTGACAACTCCTTTGATGCCAAGGTAAGGAAGGAATGGTGATACTGCCCTAGGAGAGAGTAGTACATTACCGTTTTCTAGCTTCTGTTGGTGAtgacttcttttctttccttagcGAGGTGCAGCTGGAGATTGGGGAGAGAAAGCCAATGAGGTCCTGAAGTTCACCAAAGGCAAGTCCTTTCGACATGAGAAGACCAAGAAGAAGAGGGGCAGCTACCGGGGTGGGGCCATCTCCACCGAAGTCAACTCTGTTAAATTTGAAAGTGATTGAGTTCAAAGATCTTGACTCTGGAGCCCAGGGCTGAGTGCCCAGTTCTGTTTGTGGGACTGGGTAGCTGGAGCTAGTGACTATCTCCTCCTGCTTTAGCCACTTGGCTAtggacagatttttttaaaatgaggattctTTGGGAAATTGGGTGGGTGGTGGGGCAGGAAAGTAAGCTAAAGGAAGCGTTCTTCTGGAAGTAATGTTTCTTGGTAGTTGTTCCCTCAATCCTCTGAAAACCAAATACAGCTCGACCTCACTTGTGAAGTCCCTGAAAGGTTGTATGTGAAGcaaaaatttgtaattttatattgAGTCAATATTTTCCTATTAACTAACATTATAACTTGCCAGAGATGCACTCCCATATGTAACATTTTAACCCCATAGGCTTTGGTAAAACACACATTTGAGAACCTTAATATTTTCGACTGTATCAGTTTTAGGGACAACCTGTTTTAGGAGAAGCTCACCTACAAATTGATTACAGGGTGGTGAGTTTTTCCCAAAAACCTCTTTGTAAAACCATCAACATAATCCAAGAGGCATTAATGATCTGCAATGTACCACCAAAATCATAGAGTTTTGAAAACTTGGGACTTTTGAAATACCCATCTCAAGTAAGAAGCTACCTGTCAGTTCTTTGTGATTATAATCCCATGCGAGCTTCTTAGAAAGCCAGCAAATGGGCAGCTGACAGTAACGCTCCTGAGTTTACTTATTTCATTAATCATTTTAACCATCCCCATTTCATCTTCTATTTAGAGCTGGGAGCGACCTCAGAAGTCTGGTCCAACCCTCTGCCTCTCCTCTTACAGGAGAAGGGATGGAGGCTCACAGAGCCAAAGGTCACCTGGATCATAAATATAGAACCAGTAACTGGACACAGGTCCTCTTACTCCAAATCCACTGTACTATTCTACCTCCCATTTCTTCAAACATTCAGCCAAACTCCTTGATCCAGAGTCCTACAGATGTACTCCTTTGAACATAGTTTGGTTGATGGTTTTCTTGTGGTGTGATGAACTTCAAGGGCCACTTTTCTTCATCCTGGAATGTCGTTAGATCATTGTTGGAGAGAATCAGCATGTAGGTTGGAGGCACCAGTATGTCTTGATGATAATCTTGATGTCAGGCGGTGTCCTCAATATCACTTTGATCAAATGTTCAGTGTGGTCCAGTGATTTTTGGTATCCCAAGACTATTCACCCTAGTCTTAGAGTTGCATAGCCTTCTAATTATagtcaaatctttaaaaaatcaccTTAATTTCATCCAGAGAAGAAATTATATAACTTTGTTAAAGAGAAGGCATAAGACTTTTGGAATCATTGTTTTAAGAAAGTAAAATTGTgtaggtttttttgggggggtggggatgggaaagaaaacatttttagtaGAAGATTTCATAATTGTCCTCAGTAGAATTTAGATCTTTGCAGTGAAGTGACTTAAGTACGTGCTAGTTGTGGTGTGGGAGGTAGTTATCATTTAAGTTCATACTGTAGTTAGTTCAATTGATGTTGGTGGAAATAGGGAGCAGTTCatcagaatattatttttgttgccCCAGAGTTGTCTGTGATAATCCAATACTTGATTTTTGCCTTTGAGTAGATAATAATTATTTGTAATTAGCATCCtaattatgtatatacatctagTATTTGCAAAAGTATGTTTGAAAACTACTCTAATGAACTAAACTgccctttctgtctgtctttcactgttttctgagttttttttttccccatagctaATGGTCTATCTGGACTGTACTTAATGTGTTAATTGCAAATGATTCTTATCTGCTCAATAAAATAAGGTTTTCTAAGATAATGATTCATACCCCCATTTTTTTGAGGCTAATGGGAAAATACaaaaaactttagaattaattgtaaCCCAGTAAGGTCGTTCATGCCAGAAACCCAAGTATTGACTTGATTGTTATATTTCAGACATTGATTTAGTGAGACATTTTTATGTTCTGAGAACTCTTCCCTGTTGAAATTATTGTACCCTTCTAATTCACAGGATAGTCCTAGTTAGAACTTAGTGCCCTGAAAATTCTCTTGTGCTGgagacctgcccaaggtcacagagagaGCTAATCCAGAGCTCTTTTCTATTGGCAAATCTAGTGAAGGCTCAGCTGCCCACGGATGTCAGGGGGAAAGGGGAGTAGCCAGTAGGATCTGGGGACCAGCCTGAGTGGCCAAGATAGCTTTCCCACCTCATCCTAAGGTAGGTTTCCCAGATGGCCTGTGATTCAGTGGGTGACACTGCTGCTCGTGGACCAGGAAGTATTTTAAGTAAGCTAGAAAGTAGAATTCACGTACTCTGAGGGCTTTTCCCTACCCTCTTAGCAAGAAGCCTCCCTTTATGCTTGTTTTCACATGATTAGATTTATGGTTGACTTCAGTGATGAATGGAAATGTGCCAGTGTACTTTTAGACATGTCCTTAAACTCCACGGGCAGGTCAGTGCCTCTGCACTGGGAAGGCAGTGGAAGGTAAGTTTCTCACAGTTTACAGATGGTGTATCAGCATTTCTAAAACTGTAGGCTCTAAATCTTGAGAGCCCCTGAAAAAGTCTCCTGAGACCATGTTGGTTATGCCCTACTCCTtcgtaaatttatttttttttgttttattgacaGGCAGGTCCTTGGACTTCTCAGAAAATTTCTGTTAATGAATGTGTAGTagctctttctcttcctattacaactttattcttttgttctcctaCTTTGAGAGAATTCATTTTCACAGTCATAGGCTGAAGTGATGAAGATcatgcagttttatttttttaagaattacttTCTAGAGTTTAGCTCTCTCATTCAGGTGAAGTCTAATCAGACTCTGGCTTGACTCATGATTGGGTTTTCAATCAGAGTCTGGAAATCCAAGTGTAATCTTGGCCGAGACTGTCGCCTCTCCCTGCCCCTTGATGTCTGGAGCATCTCTGGAAGTTGATGGGCTGGAGTCTACTAAGTAGAGGAGAGAACCCATGTGGCAAGAGGAAAAGTAGGAGCCAGGGTGAGCAGCTCTCTTCTGCATGCTTCTGCTGAACACTGCAGGGAGTGCGGGATGGATTTCGTCCCCAGAGATCTACCCAGTCTGAGAAGGGAGAAAgtctaatggaaaaaatacaacttATGACAGCAACAAAATCATGGAATCTCAGGCCAAGTAATCCAGCCCCAATAGACAACATTTCATTTGTCTCTTTGTATtgacagtgcttggcacataacagGCACTGATGATAATAAGACGAGATAGCAAAATTTGGGTGTGGCCAACACAATCCTTGGTAAGAAAATATATCTCAACATTTTTTATCAATAAAAGAGGGGAGTAgataaaaagatacaaataataaattagaaaatcaacaaattaacctttcaattaaacaccaaagtagaaattttaaaaatcaaagcacAGATTAACAAAATATCTTAATAGAGATGAACAAGTTCTTTCTAATAAAAAGatcattatcactattactattcagtatAGTGCTAAAAGtactagctatagcaataaaatgagaaaggattGAGGGAATAAAAATAGTCAAAGGACAAATAAAATTGTCACTTTTTTGCAGTGATACATACAGTGAATCCTAgagattcaatttttaaaaactagttgaaaccattaaaaactttagcaaagtagcaggatataaaataaactcgcACAGATCATttgcatttctgtatattactaacaaaattcagcaggaagagataagaaaaattccatttagaaCAAtcacaaaaaaggacaaaatatttgggaatctaccagTCAAGAAATCAACATAGAACATGACTACAAAACACTATTAAAGACTTAAATGATTTGAGATAAATTGCTCATGAATGgtccaagccaatataataaaaatgtagcTAAGTTTATTGAGTGTCATACTATTCAAACTATTATTAGGATATTTTACAGAgctacaaaaaaaagagaaaattcatctggaagaacaaaaggtaaagaaaaaaagccaagcaAGAGCATCTGATCTCATCCAATGCTACAAAGTAGtagtaatcaaaataatttactaCTGGTAAAAATTAGACTGATCCCTGGAACAAATGAtgcataatatagtatttgataaattcagaGAACCCAGCTATTAAGGCAAGAGTTTGCTAATCaaaaattcaaagttttttttttttttttttttttttttttacaagacatagaaaattaggagagaaaataaagggtggggaggaggaatcTTTGGAACACATTTCTCTGACGTCTCTTTTTAAGATACATAGGTAAGTGATTTATAAGaataatcatttctcaattgttaaatggtcaaaggatatgaataggcagttttaaGAGGATGAAATATTACTGAAAactaatagcatttttaaaaaaatgttctaaatcactagcaaaagaaatgctaattaaaagaactctgagttTCTACTTATCTTTTGGGTTagcaaaattgaccaaaaaaggaaaatgataagtgATAAAAGGATTGTTGGAAATaagatttattattaaatttttgatGAGACTATGCAATGGTCCAggtattctaaaaagcaatttgaaactgttctaaaagctattaaattgtgcatatcccTTGGCCTAGTGATATCACTACTAGGTAGTCTAGGTAGTCTATTCCCCAAAGAgattagagaaagaggaaaaggatccatatgtacaaacagcagctttttttgtgatgTCAAATAATTGGGAACTGAGAGGGTGctcataaattgggaaatggctgaatagtTATATATgaagtgatggaatattatgtgtttaaaatgaaatggatggTTATGTATCCTAAATAACTGGTATgagttgatgctgagtgaaataagcagaatcacaACTTATACAGTAACAATACTgtataaacaactttgaaaagctTGGGAACACTGATATAAAATAACCATGGTTCCAgaagacttatgatgaaacacATTACCCACCTTCTAATAGAGAGGTGATGGCCTCAGTGTAACATTGAAGCATAATTGTTTCCCCCAGACATGGCAGTGTAGCAACcagttttgtttgtgtttgtaatagggattttgtttttcttatgggaaataaaagaaagttcaAGGGAGAAAAGATGGCCCttcattggaaaataaaattttatttaaaaaggaaaaatatggtgACTCATTTAAACCTGTAGCTCAGGTTTGCCCAAGTATTTTTGGGATCCCAGGATACTTGGTAGCATGTGATTATAACCCTGaaatcttcctctgaatatgaacatACATCTTTTGTAGCTCCATAGTAGCTATCTATGATTGGGTTATTATACTTtctttgcttattcatttttattttttttgtttgtttgttttcagcaGCTATTAGTGTAACCAAATTCTGATTAGATATGACTATATATAATTCTGAGATATAAGTCCCAATTAGGCCCCAAGCCTTAGATTCTTTTGACAGTTATTTTCTGAAGTGTGTTCCTGGGTTCAATCTTGATCTCTCCTCTGCACTTCTAAGCCTTGCCACTTCTAAGAACCCTTATCCATGCtatcctgcaaaaaaaaaaacttattcccTGTGATCCCTGTTGTCTCCTGTGGCTGCAAACTACAACCGTCCACTCTTCCCTAGGATTGAAACCAAAAACTCTGCTTTCCTGCACTTGCCCAATTGCAGCAATATCCCTCCCCCTCTGCTATTGCACTTACCAGATGTATGCTAGCCTCAGTAGTTGCAGCCCAGGATGCCTCTGGTCAGCTTGGCATTCCTTGACAGTGAAAGGTCCTTCAATCTTCTACTCAACCATCAGAACGCCCAGaacctctacacacacacacacacacacacacacagagtccctaggactttctgaaatcagcctgcttatcattttctgtctttttgtctgtctttccttctctcctttctttctctcttccctgcttttttttgctgaggcaattggggttaagtgacttgccccgagtcacacagccaggaaatgttaagtgtctgaggccagatttgaacttaggtcctcctgacttcaggtctgatgctctatccactgcgccacctagttgccctcatcatttcttatagagcaataatattccatgacattcatataccataacttagccattccccagttgatgggcatccagtcagtttccaattccttagcACCACAAAAGGAGTTACTACAAATATCTTTGCAAAGGtgggttctttctcctcttttatgatctctttgggatatggacctAGTGATGGTACTGCTGTATCAAAAGATATGCCcaattttacagccctttggacatagctccaaattgctctccagaatggatcaattcacaacttcaccaatgcATTAGTTCTAGAAACCAATTTGAAACTGTTccaaaagctattaaattgtACATATCCCTTGGCCTAGTGATATCACTACTAGGTAGTTTAGGTAgtctatttcccaaagagattagagaaagaggaaaatgatccATATGTACAAACAGCAACTTTTTTTGTGATGTCAAATAATTGGGAACTGAGAgggtgcattagtgtcccagttttctcacatcacctccaacaattttcattatcttttcctgtcatcttaggcaatctgataaGTAGGAAGAACcttagagttcttttaatttgcatttctctaatcaatagtgatttagagaattctttcatatgactgtagataTCCCAGCCATACTTTCAAGAAAATACATGAAGCACTATTGCCGCTACAAATGCCCTTATAGAGTGAATTACAATTTATATAGTCTTATACAAATACTAAGTCTTCAAGTCAGTGAGAAAGACGTGGGACATAAAAGCACCAATGAtagattcctttttttctatcttttacaGAGGACTAAGACTTCAAAGGGATAATAAACTCTACACATATGGTACAACCTGTGGGAGGCATAATTTCCCCCTCTAACCACTTCAGTCtctggagaggggaagggaaattaAGTTCAAAGCTTAACTCAATTCCTGGTTTCAAGTCCAAAACCCAACTTGGATTCCAGTTCCAGGCATCTTGGTTCCTCAAGGATTCCCCGCTAGGCTCCTGATGCAACTTGGAATCTAGACTTCAAAGTTGCTATGGTTTGGTTCTGGGTCAGTGGGATTTACTATCTATAcctagaaattgaggaaaaaactgAACAGAAATAATAACCTTGCCTTGCCCTTTTTTCCAGGGCATAGGCCTAAAAGGAGAGGGGCTGGGAAGTATCCCCCCTCCAATTCATTTCATGGCATCTGCACTGTGAATCAATTATGTGTGATCTTCATCTTCTGGACATAGAGTGAAACTCCCAGTCGGCAGATTTTAAAGTTACTTCCTGTTCTGGCTATGTAGCCCGCTGAAAGAATTCTTATGCATGTGAAAGGGGGGAGGCTGAGTCCGAGTTGGAGTAAAGGTAGGAATTCGCCCAATATCTTTCCGAAACCACTCcaaattttaatacatttaatgcatcagaacaccccaaaaaagagagaggaatattTTCCATctgaaggtcagcagaaaaggttagTGCCATTACTGAAGTAGTCTAGCATAGAGTGCTGGTGCAGATTGTGCCAGTGCAGGCTGGCTCTAGCCACACCCAGCATAGCAAGAATGGGTTTAGAAGGGGGcttggaagatcagcagaaaaggtctagCAATATGGTGAGAGTCTAGTGTGCAATCCCAGGGCTGGCAGTTCTGGCCCCATTGTCAGCAAAGCAAACTGTTGATTTTGTtaactagatcttacagctacagtcaGGTGGGACATTcctaacagttccagggcagaaaagaatgcttgtgatCAGGTCctaaaaaaatctctgaaaacaACTACACAAAACCCCAAGCTTGGAACAGTTGTGTACCCTTCGCCCTGGAAAAGAGCTCTAtttaaagagttaaaagctgagtagtaggctaggaaaatgagcaggcaaccaaaaaaaaaaaagtttctgaaagTTACTTTGATGACAAGAAtatactcagaagaagataacaaagtcaaagatcctatatccaaagcctccaagaaaaataagaattggctcaggccatggaagagctcaaaggaGACTTTGGAAATCAAGTAAGagggatagaggaaaaattaggaaaagaattgagagtggtgcagaaggaaatataaaaagccaATGATATGAAtgccttaaaaaatgaaattggccaattgggaaaagaggtacaaaagctcactgaggaaaataattccttgaaaattagaattgaacaaatggaagctaatgactttgagaaattaagatacaataaagcaaaaccaaaaaatggaaaaatatgagaTATTTCATGTGATAAGGATATGCAGACATATTAGAATGCCTCCATGTTAGGTGTTCTATGTATGTTATAAACTCCCATTATATATTTCCACTGGTTTGAAATTTGGCATTCCTGGCAAATAAGCAAGAATGAATTTTTCAACACAGGCCAGAGTCAGATTCCTATCACACTCAAGTAGCCACCTCTCTCTAGATTGATATTTCATTTCTGGACTTCAGGGCAGGTCATTCAACCCATTTCAAATCCATCTAATTGTACTGTTGTCTAAGTTGatgtctttctattttcttcacaaGGATgtcataaaatactttttttcttttaaaaaagtggattttaaaaaacataaccaTTTCCAACTATTGTATTTGCTATTGCATTATTATTTGGCCAATATCATAAtctctattataaaaaagagtaAACAAAACCCCTTTAgtaaaaccaaccaaccaatcatATTTGACAACATATGCAATATTCTCTACCCCAAAGCCCCACttg
Proteins encoded:
- the NOLC1 gene encoding nucleolar and coiled-body phosphoprotein 1 isoform X3, coding for MAEQEGLRVVPSDLFPLVLGFLRDNQFPEAASKFAKATGTVQQDPNATSLLDIYSFWLNRSSKTQKRKLQANGPVAKKAKKSTASGDSSHKGEAKQSPIKKLANKPPGTSQPGKSAVPVKAAESSSSSEDSSEEEESKNQKKSTQKEAKPPAKAAKPALKTAQPKKAESSSSDSDSDSDSDSDSSSEDEVTKKQKLKTPVKTPVKTPVKATAKTPVKTTAKPGTTPQVASKLANGKAGKSSSSSSSSSSSSSSSSDSDEETAEAPPKKAVLKKPTPSKTPVKAASQSSSSDDSSSEEEEEQKQKKKPIKAQQGPYSSVPPPPCTQSKKVGGDQTPKKKVAGDQPPKKKVAGDQPPKKKVAGDQPPKKKEESSDSSDSSEDSSEEEIATAKAGGVKAVTPKPASAKAAAVKTATNKATKESSSDSDSDSSSEEEEKKPSQKAAPKPAVAVKATPKPAVTTKAAESSSDSSDSDSSEDEASARPAVGTKPATSQKPLPRKADSSSSEEESSSSEEEKQSGTKTTAAGSKPKVGAKAAPSPAPKAATQDSSSDSDSSSSEEEEPSSKVTKSKGTTAAVPKPALAKKSKAESSSSSDSSSEEEEKPKLKKSPGLVANGSCPPVPQNGKSCARKEEEEEAAKPEGSGKKRKKDATPDQEDTPPKVKKQKPQTPNTVPKTKKGEKKRASSPFRRVKSEEVEVDSRVADNSFDAKRGAAGDWGEKANEVLKFTKGKSFRHEKTKKKRGSYRGGAISTEVNSVKFESD